In Falco biarmicus isolate bFalBia1 chromosome 17, bFalBia1.pri, whole genome shotgun sequence, the genomic stretch GGCCGCGCAGCCCACCTGCCGATAGAGGCAATGATCAGCGACTGCTGGCgcgagcagaggggcagggagggacagtCCTGCCCAGGGAGAAGGACGCGGCCTGTCCTCATTTGGAGAAGCTTTGGGCACTCAGGGGAGGACGGCATTGGTGGGAAGACATGTGCACCCTCCTGCACAGGGTTTTGGGAACAACCTCACTGTATCGCCTGAGAATGATGTCCTCCATCTGCACAGAGCCCTCCCGTGCTCAGGGGCATGTCTTCTGGCCATGTTGACATGGTCCTGCTCAGGAAATCCTTGGGCTCCTCATCCCAATCTTCAAAAGAGCCTCCGTGCCCTAGTGGTCATGtcagaaatgaggaaatgaaatggcagcactgacggaaaccaaaacacaacatgtGCCATTAGGTAGGACATTTTGCTTTGGAGGTGAGCCTGCTGGAAAATTACTGCCTGCGTGCAGTGACTGTGCGCCTGGGGCGGTGCAGAAGCAGTATAAAAGCAGGCCCTTCTCCTCACTCTCTCATCCACTTCTCTCGCCTCCGTCTCCTTGTGAACAAGGTGAGTCTGAAgacctttctcctcctcctcctcctctgggatTTCTcggcacagagctgctggtttCTCCTACCGTGGGTCCTGGAGCAGCTTTCATGGCACAGGGAATGGGGCTGAAGTTGTGGcgtggggagcggctgggtcTCGGTTGAGGTGTCTCCTGAGCTATGGGCTAGGTGGGAAGGTGCCTGGGCTTGGTCCCTCACGGCAGGGCACTTTTGGGCCATAGGGAAGAAGCAGCCCCTGTGCCTCCCTACACAGCCTCCAGCTCTCGTCTCCAGCTCGTGCCTTGGCTCCCTCGTTGTGGTATGAcaggctgctcctcacccagcccccatgccctgcttctctctcccaggtgcacctccagccccaagcCATGTCCTGCTACAGCCCGTGCATGCCCTGCCGGCCCTGCGGCCCGACCCCGCTGGCcaacagctgcaacgagccctgtgtcaggcagtgccaggactCCAATGTCGTCATCCAGCCCTCCGCCGTGGTGGtgaccctgcccggccccatcctcagctccttcccgcagAACACCGCCGTGGGCTCCTCCACCTCCGCTGCCgttggcagcatcctcagctctgaGGGAGTGCCCATCAACTCCGGGGGCTTCAGCCTCTCTGGCTTGGGCAGCGGCATTTGCGGCAGGAGGTCCTTCCCCTGCTAAAGCTGCTCCTGGCACTGAGGCCTCCGCTCACATCaccctcctttccctcttttgaCTCATTAAAGttctgctgcatcccagcccaTGCCTTCGTGTCATCCTTTGCCCTGCAGATGCTCTCCCAAGATGCCCAGTGAAAGAGACGCAtgttgctcagggctggggctgggagggggttACGGGGGATGCTTTTGCAGTGCTTGTCAACGCAGGCTGGCATTGAGTATGCTTAGTCATGCCTTGGCTGACCTGCTGGTCTCTAAATTTATCTGCCTGTTTGCGTTGGGATAGGATTAGCCAATGTAGTTCAGTGACTGCTATCCACTTTGTTGTGCacacctttttgttttccttgctaaGCTCAAGTCCACGATGCAAGTAGTCAGGAAGGAACATGTTATTGAGAAGACATGGGTTCAGGCTTCCCAGGGCACACCAGGAGAAGCCATCCTATCCACAGTGTTCTCAAAATGAGCGACGCAGTGCAGTGGTTTGCCTTATCATAGAACCATATTATCatggggtggtttggggttggaagagacctttaaagatcacctagaCCAACGCTCCTGCCATGGCCAGGGATATCTGTCACTACGTCACGTCACGCAAAGCTCCGTTGAACCAGACCTTGAACGCTTCCAGCAATGGGTCATGCCGTCATTCTCCGGGCAGCcttttccagtgtctcaccactctcatCGTAACATATTTCTGCCTTATGTCCAACTTAAGCCTACCCTGTTCCAGTTTGAAACTGTTGCGTCTTGTCCTATCACCCCAGGCCTTGATTAAATGTCCTCTCCGGCTTTCTTCTAAGTCCCCTTTATATATCGAAAGGCTGCAACAAGggctccccagagccttctctcctccaggctgaaaacCACAAACTCCCTCAGCCCTTCATCCCAGGAGACCTATTGCAGGCCTCTGATGCCTTTTGTAGTCCTTCTCTGGGGCTGCGCTAACAGGTCCATGGCTTTTTTTATACCGGGAACGCCAGGCTGGACGCGCTACTCACATTGCTGGCTCGTCTCCAGTTTTTTCAGCCACCATTGTCCATAAgcccttctccacagggctgctctcaaccaTTTCTCCTCCAGTCTGTATCGACGTTGAGGACTGCCCCAACGCAGGTGCAGcgccttgcacttggccttgtggAAGCTGCTTTTGAGGTAACACCATCAAAGCAGGTGCAACTCCCAGCACTCTTCCCAGACACCGAGGACTGCCATCAACAGCCTGGGCTATAtgagcaggagcacagccaggggaTCGATGGGAGCGACTGTCCTGCTCTGCTCGGCACTCATCTGACAGCATGTAGAACACTGCGTCCCATTTTGGGCTCTAACGCAAGAAAGATTTTGACCAAGTGGTGTGAGTTCAGCGGAGGGTGGCCAGGAtggtgagagggctggagcacttggtAAGGGAGCAAAGGCTGGCGGCATGGGGCTCGCTGAGCGTGGAGAAGAGAATGCTTTGGTGGGAGACCTACAACCACGCCTGGAGTAGCTGTGGTCACTGAAGAGCATTGAGTCATTCTCTCCAGCCCCAGATAGGAAGAGAAATATAGGAAGAAAAGGGTCAGCCACCCGAGGCGTGACTAAGTATACTCAAAGCAAGCCTGTGTCACTGCACAGCCACCCCCAACaaccccctcccagccccagccctgagcaacaTGCGTCTCTTTCATGGGGCATCATAGGAGAGCATCTGCAGGGCAAAGGATGACACGAAGGCAtgggctgggatgcagcagaaCTTTAAAAGAGTTGAAAGGACCAGTAATGGGGAAATGCGACTCAGCTAGGTCGCCGAGGAGACAGGCAGTGTGAAGGAGCTCTCCTGAATgctttttggaaggaaaaaaagattgcaaaaAGCATCACTGAAGCATCTGCAAGACCACAAG encodes the following:
- the LOC130160357 gene encoding uncharacterized protein LOC130160357, which translates into the protein MASPGSRAVPMVSAVFLLMPFALGRTFAKLPEYAGLVFGKPKPTWCSIRQGTWRALRRSSSTQVGHFALEVSLLENYCLRAVTVRLGRCRSSIKAGPSPHSLIHFSRLRLLVNKVHLQPQAMSCYSPCMPCRPCGPTPLANSCNEPCVRQCQDSNVVIQPSAVVVTLPGPILSSFPQNTAVGSSTSAAVGSILSSEGVPINSGGFSLSGLGSGICGRRSFPC